A stretch of the Bacillus licheniformis DSM 13 = ATCC 14580 genome encodes the following:
- a CDS encoding beta-ketoacyl-ACP synthase III, with protein sequence MKAGIIGIGRYIPEKVLTNFDLEKMVETSDEWIRTRTGIEERRIAAEDEKTSDMAVAAARRAMEDANIEPEDLDMILVATVTPDQAFPTVSCMIQEKLGAFNACAMDISAACAGFMYGLVTGKQFIEAGTYKHVLVIGVEKLSGITDWDDRNTAVLFGDGAGAAVVGPVSDDKGILSFELGADGRGGKHLYLDEKDHTIMNGREVFKFAVRQMGESSVNVIEKAGLSKEDVDFLVPHQANIRIMEAARERLELPVEKMSKTVHKYGNTSAASIPISLVEELEAGKIKDGDVIVMVGFGGGLTWGAIAMRWGR encoded by the coding sequence ATGAAAGCTGGAATTATTGGAATCGGCCGGTACATCCCTGAAAAGGTGCTGACCAATTTCGACTTGGAAAAAATGGTTGAAACTTCTGACGAGTGGATTCGTACAAGAACAGGCATAGAAGAAAGAAGAATCGCAGCCGAAGATGAGAAAACGTCCGATATGGCTGTGGCCGCCGCAAGAAGAGCGATGGAAGATGCAAACATCGAGCCGGAAGATCTTGATATGATTCTCGTCGCCACCGTTACTCCTGATCAGGCATTCCCGACAGTGTCCTGCATGATTCAAGAAAAGCTCGGTGCATTCAATGCCTGTGCAATGGATATCAGCGCAGCGTGCGCCGGTTTTATGTACGGCTTAGTCACTGGAAAACAGTTTATCGAAGCCGGCACATATAAGCATGTGCTTGTCATCGGAGTTGAAAAGCTTTCAGGCATTACGGACTGGGATGACCGCAATACCGCCGTTCTGTTCGGAGACGGTGCGGGCGCCGCGGTTGTCGGCCCTGTCAGCGACGATAAAGGGATTCTGTCCTTTGAACTAGGTGCAGACGGCAGAGGCGGAAAACACTTGTACTTGGATGAAAAAGATCATACAATCATGAATGGCAGAGAAGTGTTCAAGTTTGCCGTCCGCCAAATGGGTGAATCCAGTGTAAATGTTATTGAAAAAGCGGGATTATCCAAAGAGGATGTCGACTTTTTGGTGCCGCACCAAGCCAACATCCGGATCATGGAAGCGGCGCGCGAACGTTTGGAGCTTCCGGTCGAAAAAATGTCGAAAACGGTTCATAAATACGGAAACACATCAGCTGCTTCTATTCCGATTTCTCTTGTGGAAGAGCTTGAAGCTGGTAAAATAAAAGACGGTGACGTCATTGTGATGGTCGGCTTCGGCGGAGGTTTGACATGGGGAGCCATCGCCATGCGCTGGGGCCGCTAA
- the fabF gene encoding beta-ketoacyl-ACP synthase II, which yields MNSKRVVITGLGALSPLGNDVKTSWNNAINGVSGVGPITRVNADEYPAKVAAELKDFKIEDYMDKKEARKMDRFTQYAVVSAKMAVEDAGLDINESNADRIGVWVGSGIGGLETLEQQFETFLTKGPRRVSPFFVPMMIPDMATGQISISLGAKGVNSCTVTACATGTNSIGDAFKVIQRGDADVMISGGTEAPLTRMSFAGFSANKALSTNPDPKTASRPFDKNRDGFVMGEGAGIVVLEELEHALNRGATIYAEVVGYGSTGDAYHITAPAPNGEGGVRAMKEAIKDAGLSPVDIDYINAHGTSTPYNDKFETIAIKEVFGEHAYKLAVSSTKSMTGHLLGAAGGIEAIFSVLAIKEGIIPPTINIETPDEDCDLDYVPDQARRQDVNVVLSNSLGFGGHNATLIFKKYE from the coding sequence ATGAATAGTAAAAGAGTAGTCATTACCGGATTAGGAGCTTTATCACCTCTTGGTAATGACGTCAAAACAAGCTGGAACAACGCGATCAACGGGGTTTCCGGAGTCGGCCCGATAACAAGGGTGAACGCGGACGAGTATCCTGCTAAAGTAGCCGCAGAACTGAAAGATTTTAAGATAGAAGATTATATGGATAAAAAAGAAGCGAGAAAAATGGACCGCTTCACACAATATGCCGTTGTGTCGGCGAAAATGGCCGTGGAAGACGCGGGCCTCGACATTAACGAAAGCAACGCAGACCGGATCGGCGTCTGGGTCGGTTCCGGAATCGGCGGCCTTGAAACGCTTGAACAGCAGTTCGAAACATTTTTAACAAAAGGACCGCGGCGCGTCAGCCCGTTCTTTGTACCGATGATGATTCCTGATATGGCGACCGGCCAGATTTCGATCTCTCTCGGTGCAAAAGGGGTCAACTCTTGTACGGTGACGGCTTGCGCGACGGGTACAAACTCAATCGGCGACGCTTTCAAGGTCATTCAGCGCGGCGATGCCGATGTCATGATCTCCGGAGGAACGGAAGCCCCGCTTACAAGAATGTCATTTGCCGGCTTTTCAGCCAATAAAGCGCTATCCACTAATCCGGATCCGAAAACGGCAAGCCGTCCGTTTGACAAAAACCGCGACGGCTTCGTCATGGGAGAAGGAGCTGGAATCGTCGTTCTTGAGGAGCTTGAGCACGCCTTAAACCGCGGAGCGACAATCTACGCGGAAGTGGTCGGCTACGGATCAACGGGAGACGCCTATCATATTACGGCACCTGCGCCAAATGGAGAAGGCGGCGTCAGAGCCATGAAAGAAGCGATCAAAGATGCGGGTCTGTCCCCTGTGGACATTGATTATATCAATGCTCATGGAACAAGCACGCCGTACAATGATAAATTTGAAACGATCGCCATTAAAGAAGTGTTCGGAGAGCATGCCTACAAGCTTGCCGTCAGCTCGACAAAATCGATGACAGGGCACTTGCTCGGGGCTGCCGGAGGCATCGAAGCGATTTTCTCCGTCCTTGCCATTAAGGAAGGCATCATTCCTCCGACAATCAATATCGAAACGCCTGATGAAGATTGCGATCTGGACTATGTACCGGATCAAGCCCGCCGCCAGGACGTGAATGTTGTGCTCAGCAACTCGCTTGGTTTCGGCGGACACAACGCAACGCTGATCTTCAAAAAATATGAATAA